The DNA segment CACGACGTGCTGTTTCTGAAATACTGGCTTTGGCTTGGTTCTCTTAATGTTTTGCAACTTGGATTGAGCTTTGGGCACCCTACTGACCATGGACTTCATCTACACTTAATGTTATAGTTCTTGGAGAGGGGAAGTGGGAGGCAATTGGCTGTTGGcttaaaactgttttgttttgttttgttttctttccttcttttttttttttttttttttttttcttttcttggaagTCTGGGAAGAAAGCCGTCAAAGCAGTCCTGTGGGTTTCAGCGGATGGACTCAGAGTTGTAGATGAGAAAACAAAGGTTAGATTTCTCTGGGCAAAAGTTTTAAATCTCTCTATAATAATGTATGTGCTATTTCCTTAAATAGACAGCAATCTTTGTGACTGCAAATGTTGGCATTTGAAAGGAAGACTGAAATGTGTAGTTTAGtttaataatttcttgttttgtaaACATACGTACaccttctaatttttttcccagttagtTCCACACTGCTCTCAAGCCACATTTTGTAAAATGTGGCAGGTGTAGCACAAgcttggaatattttttttgttgaatttaCTGCAACAAGCATTGGTTTTCCTGCTATGTTCTGTTGGCAGTGAACTTGAAGAGTCCCTGGACTTCGTTCTGCACCACTGCAAAAGGCTGCAATAATAATACATAGGCAAACTCTCATATATACATTAATCAATATAATTTTCAGTGCATCCAAACCGTAGAATGGATCTGAATGAACAACAGCTTCCAAAAATGAAATGAAGAGAGTAAATTTAATAGAGAGATTGTAGCTTCAGACTCAAACTAAATAGTAACTGCATATATCAAATTTAATAATCTTTAATATCTAAGATGTTGGTCTGAAGTGGAAAACTAATATATTTGTGGCATAATTCTagattgttttacatttttattgtgAAATTACACTTTTTTATTATGAATTAGCATGTGGTGTACCACCAGGGCAGATGTTTCCAAGTAAGAGCAAATGATTCTTGGTTTTATGTAGATGTAGGCAATTAAAAATAAGAGCTTTAAGCTTACAAGTGCActggtattttaaaaagatggCATGCTATGAGAACAGTTTTAACTCTTGTCAGTCTGAAATAGTATATGTTCACGTCAATTGACACTTATTTTTGTCAGCCTAAAAGATGATTTCTCCAAGCCAACACTGACAGGCAGAGCTAATTCATATCCCTCTGGATTGCAACTGCCTATCAAATATCTGCTTGTGGTTAAACTTCTCCACGGCTGCTGCAGTGGTATGCAGTTAAAGCTGCTGTCTCTCAAGAATTCACTTTCTAATACAAACATACTGATGTGAATGAATTCAGTCTACTGATTGCCTCATGTAAAAGTAATAATACAtgtattatttttagaaatgttgCTGCATATatgtaatattttcaaattgaTTTTTAATAAGTTGTGCAGACTCTGGAGGTAATGAAAAGTataagatttaaaaagaaaataaactgttGCCTCCTGGTGGTTGAATACATCAGCAGAGGCGCCAAGTACTAGTTACCAaccaaatgaaataatttagaaaaaaatattaaaactaatttttaatgaGGATGGCATAATCGTTAACTGTGTTATCTCCTTTTTAGAAATGCTTCTCCCATCTATGGGATTAAATAGGGAGCATTTGGTGCTACCAGTGCTGCTGGTGTTTTTCTCTTGCATCCCTACTTAGCTGACTGGGAGATGAGTTTCGCTCTTTGTGTAGCAGCTGCAAGACCTTTTCACTCTTGCAGACCTCTCCCCTAAGTTTCAGTGTTGTGATCTAAGCAGCGAAGACTTTCTGGTTGCAAGACTATGGAGctgctgtaaaaataaaataatatacatGTGTGCCTCCACAGTCTAGAGGAGAGGTTATAGGAATCCACTGGATCCCTAAATTCTTAAGCAGTGCCTTAGCACACCTCTCCCAAAGATGGGTGGTGAAGAATGTCAtatcttctttttgttttgtactGGGAACAGATTTTGAATGGTGACTGATGACAAATAATTACAGACCCATCAGGTTATCCCCTTTTTAGTATAACTCATTTTTGTGCAGTTGCACCTGACAGTGACTTGAGTTCAGGTGTTTGGCCGTATTTCCTCACATTTCTTTTATTGTGGGGGGGATTTTTCCCTCTAGGATCTTATAGTTGATCAGACAATAGAGAAGGTTTCTTTCTGCGCACCAGACAGGAACTTTGACCGGGCGTTCTCATACATCTGCCGAGATGGCACAACGAGACGCTGGATCTGCCACTGCTTTATGGCTGTGAAGGACACGGTAAGTTGAATATGGTGTGTGgccagctctcccagctcttAGCTAGAAGGACAGAAAATTTGAGTACCTGGAATAGTGCAGTATGTTTTGACTCCAGCTGAGATATTATTTAGTccttgtaaattattttaattctaattCCCTGTGTCTGAAATATTTGCCATCCCTCTGTCATGCCGTCTTATGGAGAGAAATGCTGCTCAGCCTGTGTGTAAAAGGAGTGCAGTCCGCCTCAGATAGTCTCCAGCAGAAGGGAACTACTCTTCTAAGAATAGACAGaaaattttctcatttgaaaATGTTTACAGCTAAAAACTGAAACGGCAATGACAGTTTTTTCCAGGATAAAATCACAGTGCGTAAATACAGACTCGTTGTGAATGTGGTGTCTTGTACATGTTATCTTGAATGAAAAGTCATCTGAATGTTAAGAGATGAAGCTAAACTGAATTAAATTAGCATTCTATTTGCTTCTGAGTGACAACAATATTTTGAGTAGGTTTGAAATCAGTTTCTTGCTGTGTAGACTTAGGTAAGTTATTTAACTCCCTGATCTgaccttttcttctctctgctgtttgTTGAATCCTGCCTATATTGTAGAAAGTGCTTAAAGCCTCATGCAAATTCAGTGCCTGAACTCCCCAGAGCTGCATGTTCAGAGTTCAATGGTACTTGATAATTtatcatttttctttaaacaatgAAGTCAGAAATTCCCAGTAAAACTACATTAGAGCTGGAATAGTTCTGTTTTCATCTGTGAATAACAGGTCAATTCACTTAATGATGATGATAGATGAGTTGAGCTACTGGTAGTAGTAGTGCCTCTGATTTGACTGTAGAAGCTGTATAAGCTGGGTTGCTGGACTTCCTCAGACTTGTATTTCCTTTTTACAGTTATTGGATAGTGGATTCTTTTGACCTGGTGAATAATGGAAGTGCTTTTCATTAGGCACTCCTAAATCTAACTGGTGCATTTGGTCAGGATCATTAAGAGGTGTGAGTAGTCACCACTGTACGTTTAACTTTCACAGGTGCATACAAAAGTAGTGTCTCCCTGAGCCCTCTGTAAACTTTCTCCAAGACCAGTGCTTACCTTTGCTTTAGGACTTACACCTTAAGACAGCTTCATGAGAGTTTCTGTGTGCACAGATGTATCTTTAATGCCTTAACTAGATTGGTCTTGTAAAGGCAGGTTTTCAGTTTGTGATGCTTGAAGAACATGTATGTTTCTGTTCAGTCACTGTGTGATGCAATGCTGTCTTGTGCAGGGGGAAAGGTTGAGTCACGCCGTGGGCTGTGCATTTGCAGCGTGCCTGGAGCGAAAGCAGAAGCGAGAGAAGGAGTGTGGAGTGACTGCCACCTTTGATGCCAGCAGAACCACATTCACTAGAGAGGGGTCATTCAGGGTCACTACAGCTACTGAACAAGCAGAGAGAGAGGAAATTATGAGACAGATGCCAGATGCTAAAGGTAAGGGATGCAATTTAAGCACTCATCTGCAGTGAGCAGAACCGGTACTGAGGCCTGTGCGACGACTGAAGCTTAGCAATGTCCTTACAGCATTCTCTCTCACGAACCTTACTATGTTCTAATCGTATTCCTTGTCAGTTCACAAGATAGAAAATGCTCCCAAATTCACTCAGTATTTTCCCACATCTTCTAGAAAATGTGCGAGTGGCTACATAGGTGaatgctgcttctgctttttttttgtcagggtGCTTTATGGCAGAGAATACGGTAGGTACCATGCTAAAAGTCCTTAGTAGAAAATTGTTGAAAAAATACAACAAGCTTGCCATACACAAAGTAATAATTTATGTAGCTTAATGCTTGTGGTAAACGAACTGAAAATTATATGCATTTTTCTTagaaaagaatgtatttttatcTTAATTAAGGCAGGTTACAGAGTGTATGTATACAGCTGTACTGCATGAGGGAAGAACAAATCAATCACAGAGtgctttccaaaaaaaatccagaataaCCACTCCCTCCCCATAAAACAAAAAGGTGTTGGACTATTAATTACATTCAAAATTAGTGACTAACTGATTTGAGAGGAGATAAAGTGTTCTGAAATTAGGTGAAAGTAGAACTTCTTACTCAAGTTTTATGACAAAGCCTGGAGTTCTACAGCTAACAAAAATTAAAGTATTATAAATACTGTTTATTACCTGCTTCACAGTAAAGTCAGACTTTTGTTTCAGAGGATTTCACAGCAAGTTTTATACTGCCCCTTGATTGTAAAACTTAAATCTTCGTTTTCATCATCCATCTGCTTGTTTCCATACGTTAGTTTTCAGAATGTGCTAAATGAAGCTTAAACACAAGGCCTTTGTTACTTGAGGGCATGAGTCAAAGTCTTGACTCAATGAAGGTGTGTGAAATCCTTTTCAAGAAAGACTGATTAGAAAAGTTTCACTTGAATGAGCAGCTGCAACTCATGGGTACTGAAGCTTACAAGACAACATAATTAGTTCCTCCTACAATTCGAGCTCCTCAGAAATCTCGAGTCTGACTCCTCTCTTTACCAGACTTTTAGTTATTCTGCTGAtgtgtcaaaaaaaaaagtcatttctttttctaaaatatttggaaaacagTGTAGGAGAAATGAGAGTTCATACCAGGACAGTCAGATTTCCTTTTGTCCTTCTGTGTTGATGGAGCTGTGTTTGTTGCCCCCAAAGCCAATTCATTTATGAGTAAAAAAGAGTTTTCCTAGAGATAGAAAAATCTCTCCATTGCAATTCTAATCCTAAGTGTAATGATTTAAACAAATCCTAATCCTACATTTCTGCCATTAGGCCTGTCTGACAGGAGCATTGTGGTGCTATGCAAAGCCCTGCAAAATGAAGCATCTGACTTTATGTTGGAGGAGCTTCCACTGCAGCTAACTCATGACTGAGTAGTAACATTACAGCTACATTCAGTACAGAAGTGACGCAGGAACTCCTCACAAATGTGTCTGGTGTTAGCAGGGCCTGTCAGCTCAGAGGCTGAATCTGCCTTGCAGCACATTCCTCTCTACCTGTAATGTAtttcctggaggagctgggagctgcagcccagcctgttAAGTGCTGCTGCTACCTTTGGCCTGCAAGAGCTTGTGCAGTGTGTTTGGCTGCTGCCGCTGaatctgcagggctgggagggtggTTTTTAAAAGAAGGTCCTGGAGCTGTGTtctgttccctgctgctgctaAGTTGCTGCTAAATCACTTAATCAGTTGGTAGTAATATTTTGTCCATGGTTCTGTGTGAGGCAAAGTAAAGGTCTCAAATACACAATGCATTTTTCAGTCTTAGCCATAAATGAATTACCTTGAGCTGGGATCTCAGGAGCAGCTAGGAAGAATACAGATGTGGGGCCATCTTTTTTAGGGAGTGGCTTGCCTTAGAAAGCTGTGGGGCTTGGGTATGTGTCAGGTGATGTGGTGAAGGCAGTGGAGGTATACAGAGGTATACAGAAATGTTTCTGCTGTGCTATTAGAAACTCATTTGCAGGAGTACTAGTTATGCAGATTCCTGCAATTTCCCTTCTCAAAACAAATGGGAGTACAGGTAAGCAGCTGAACAGTACTTTGCTTTACTCTTCTAACCTCACCCTGTTTCCTCCAGCAGTTGAAGCAGAAGTGAAAACGGTAGCATCAGGTGCTGCACCAAACAATACTGCCCCCTCTTCTGGCTCACCAACCTCTCCTACTGCTGAAGTTGCTGCCTCTCTGGATAAAGAAATGAGCAACCCCCACGCTATCCCACGGCGGCACGCCCCCATAGAACAGCTTGCCAGGCAAGGGTCTTTCAGGGGCTTCCCCGCCCTCAGCCAAAAGATGTCTCCTTTTAAACGCCAGTTGTCTTTGCGAATAAATGAGCTGCCTTCAACAGTGCAAAGGAAGACTGATTTCCCCATGAAAAACTCAGGTAAAACCAAATGGTTCCAGTGAAACATTGCCTTTAATAgtctcttccttctttcttttctgtggcTTCAAGTAACTCCTTATTTTCTGGTAAATCCTTCTTCTGCCTCACGTTGATCATTTATCGTGAACAAACATCACCATGAcagaaaatttctgctttggGAATAGGCAAGAATTTCAAATCTGGGGTTCACATGCAGAAACAGTTGTAATTGCTATCTGAAGTACTGGAGCACAGCTTGAAGTGTTCCAGGAATGGGTGTTGGTGAATTAGTAGGTTTTGGCTCTTCCCTCTGAGTCACTGAACCAGTTCTTCCACTTACTGTCAGTGCATCCTGAGACATAAATCCCTTCAAGGCCTTAACCACTTTTCTTGGGATCATGTGATACTCTTCTCTAGCCTGTCCCTCTGCCTGTCTGAATTCTTTTTGAGAGCAATTAAATTGCTTTTCACGTTGCATTAAGAGAACCTATCTGTTTAGATGGTACAGCTGGCTGTATCAATATTAACGTGGTACAGTTTTCACGTGATGATAGTGGGGTTTTCTAAAAGTCATCCCAACATAAACGCCTGAAATGCTCATTACCTTGCATAATGTCCTTGAGTTCCCCTAGCTAGGTGTTACCCTTCAGGCCAGCTGTACTTTCACTtggcaacagagctggttttaGGGTTCTAAGCTTTGAAGTAAAAATTAGTGTGGCAAAGGCAAACCCGACAAAAATACTTAGTCTGACTTCTTTCATGATCCTTGTTGTGACCTGTGCTTTAGGACCAGCACTGAGCCAATCAGCTTCACAGTAACAGTGCACTGCTCAGTAGTGATAGTCACTGAGCACACCACAATCTCAGTTTTTCATGATTCAGGACATTTGTGATGCATGTTCCCATATATGCCACTGCCAGTGCTGCTTACCGTCCCACTGCATGCACTGTATTGGAATATCCCTCAAAGAATCAATTTTTGGGCATGCCTCCCTCTGAATTTTAGATCTGGTGCATGTTGTGTGCAGACATTTTATGTTTCTTACACTATTTTGTGCTTGATTATGCCTGCTCATGTCAGTTCTGTGCAATGACGGACTGATGATTGGTACTTTTGGAAGACGCTGCCATTAGTAATAATGAGAACATCTGGTAAGCTGGCAGGTTTACTCCAGATGTTACATTATCCACATGGTACTGATGCTTAGTTTAAAACTGAGCATCCATTTTATCTGAGCATTCAGCTTTTGCTTTTATGATTCTAGGACAGGAACTGGGAATTTCAGCTACCACTGAACTGGGACAATCAACACTAACTCTAGACTGAACTGCCACTGTGCACTGCTGTCAGTGCATTTAAAGTTCATCTAGTTACTGTACAAATATGTTGTTGGAACACTTAAATCTATCATaagtattttcatttcacaGAATGCCAAATCTTAGAGCCAAAACCTTGAAAAGTTTAGCACTTTAAAGATTTAGAGCTCTACTTAAGCTGTAGAAATCCCTTTTTATTGTCTGATACAAGCATCCTTCAAATCTGGAACAGTGATCTCCTTGTCCTCTTGACTTAAGCACAAAATACAATAATGTGGTGTTCTATTTCAGGCCAGATCTTCAACactaatgtaaaaaaaaaaaaaaaaaaaaaaaaaagctgtcatGCAAATCAGTAGCAAGACCATGTAGGACATAAGAGAACTAATTATATTTCAGTTTCACATTGGTAGTTGTAAATTGTTTCTGTATCCTTTAAACTTTCAATTTAATgaattttgtttacattttagTCCCAGAGGTAGAAGGGGAAACAGACAGCATTAGTGCCCTGTGCTCTCAGATCACCAGTGCTTTCAGCACACCATCAGAAGATCCTTTCTCTTCGGCCCCCATGACAAAACCAGTGACAGTAGTTGCACCACAGTCTCCTGCCTTTCAAGGTTTGTGATTTCTTTGGGTGCTGGATGAGGCTTGAATGCACATAATGTTGCTTTCTAGTAACACACGGTCTTAATTTCTTGTGCAAGTCGTGCAAGTCCTGTTACCAGTATTTTGGGTGAATGCATCCTGCTTTATTCATCTTgtctgtttaatttttctgtggttttgtttttaacgTGCACCTACCACACGATAGTTACCTCTAAAAGGGACTGGCTTTGAGGTAATGGCTATTTTATCATTCTGCCTCCTGAACTGCATAGGAGTGTGTCATAGGAACCAAATCTTGCAAGGGAAGGGATTTTGTGCCACCACAATTACTGTTTTTCACACAAATTCTTAGATAAGGTGTGGAAAAATGCCAGCTATAGAACTCATAACAGCCATTGGTATTCATTTCACTGCTATGCTTTTATAGAAGTTGTGTGAAAAAAGAACCTCTCTATGTTAAATGTAGTTATTGTTACTTTGTATCTACAAAGTGttcttttaaatctaaaattaaCTGTACAATAACTACTGGTGAGCCATATCTCTTCCTTATAAAACAACAAATTTAACTTCAGTCATCAGAATTCAAGGCCTCCTAACAGACATCAAGATCCACCATCCTATGATTCTCTTAACAAGTGTTAGCTTGGTGACATGAAATTTACTACTTTTATTGACTGTCAGTCAAGTTTGGCTAATTACACAAACTCCTGTCATGTGGAAGTGTCTAAAAGTGTTGTATGTTGATAGGTATGACCTGGCCCACTAATACTCCAGTCACGTGCATGCCTTGCATGAATTAATCACAGTGATGTTGTCTGCTCCCATTTTAGTTAATGGCACTGCCTCTACCCTCTGTGTGCTTGCTGCTAAACCATCCCAAGCTGCTGTAGTGTCCACAGCTATGCCAGTTCGTGAAACCAATCCTTGGGCTCATGCTCCTGCTGCTAATACTGGAGCTGCAGCCGTGGTCGCTGGTAAGAGTGGAAGTAGATCCGGTGCATTGCTATAAGAACGTGGATCAAAAGCATAATTGAGCCCCTGAGAAAATTGTCAGTGCCACTTAATGGCAAGTGGAAGGAACAGGAACAAAAGCCGGAAGTAGTAGCGTTTTGCACGAGTGGATGGAGGGAAGCGATGAACTTGCTGGTGCTAGGTCTGTGACCTGGACTGATTCTTATTTTGGCAGCATTTTATAAAATCAGTGCTTAAAAAGGAAGTAATGAAGTTGTATGCAAGTTTGTGTgtataaaagggaaaaaatctaTGTGtacccaaaataatttttgtgtgttCTTTTTACTAATGTACATAAGGattgtatgtatgtatgtaccTAATGTACATAGGGATTAAGTTGGTTGCTTAAAGGCTTAGAGCTTGATTTCTTCTGTTTAGTAAGTTTAgtctgtccctccaggccttgtctGCACTGTGTAAGGTGAAATGGTCACCCATGTGGGCACATGTGCTAGAAGGCTGCAATCTGAGTTACTTCATTTCATGGTGTAAGTGCCACTCCACGAGAGAAACTTCACTAGTGAAACAGTAGGTTCTGCTGGGCCTTGTAAGAACACCAGACTTTGTCTTTAGAACAGTTTTTTAGACCTTTGTGTTACAAGTCCACCAGTCCTGCACTGTGCATTCAGAAACTGATACTCCCCAGTTAGGGGGATTAGTGATAATGGACTAGATCATTGCCACCAAGTTATgagtgcaggcagcagctttcCTGCGTTACCTGAAGTTTTAGATGTCtgctatgaagaaaaaaacccataaatctGCACTTTAGTGAAGAAGCTCTTACGTACCCCATCTTGACAAATGTCTTCCTAGAACACAGCAATAGAGTGGATGCATAAAGATGCTTCCAGTGGTGGGAGCATCTTTCAGTTGTGTCAGGAAGAGGCCTGTGTGTTCTTGTGTACACCCTCCAGTCTTTCTAACCAATAAAAGGATGAGGAGTGGAAATATTAGTGACTTGCCCATGCTTTCCTTCCCAGGCACCGAATGGAGCGGCACCTCCTCAGGTGCGGCCTCACCAAGTCTCTTCCAAGGAAATCACAGACGTACTCCCTCAGAGGCAGACCGCTGGTTGGAAGAGGTCTCAAAGACTGTCAGAGCCCAACAGCAGCCaacctcagccccagccccacagccactgctccagcctcctccagcagctccagcctcccaGTCAGCACCAGCCTTCCCAGTCAGCACCTTCATTGCGCCTCAGCCTGTGCCGGTGGGTGTGGTACCGCCCATGCAGCCAGCATTTATTCCAGCTCAGCCCTATGCTGTAGCAAATGGGATGACCTATGCAGCCCCAAGTGTCCCTGTGGTTGGGATCACACCTTCCCAGATGGTGGCCAACGTCTTTGGTACTGCCAGCCACACTCCAGCGGCCCACCCGCATCAGTCCCCCAGCCTGGTGAAGCAGCAGTCGGTCCCTCAGTacgagagcagcagcagcagcgccactGCCAGCCCCTTCTTCCATCCGCCCGCGCAGCACAACGGCTCCGCCGCCTTCAACGGCGTGGAGGGCGGCAAGTGGGCTGCCGAGGACAGGCATTCGCAgccccccgcgcccgccccgcagGTCGACCCCTTTGAGGCGCAGTGGGCAGCTCTGGAGGGCAAGGCAAAGCAGCGCACCAACCCCTCGCCCACCAACCCCTTCTCCAGTGACCTACAGAAGACATTCGAGATCGAACTTTAAGCGGTCCTGTGGGGGGCAGATAAATTGTACATTAGGCTAGAGGGAtaaagggagcagaggggacTGTTTCTGATCAGTTTGCTTTGATAATCCCAACGGTCCCTTCAAACAAAAATGGGTTAGAAAGAGGGAGCGATTATGGGGAGGATGGAAACACACAGAGAATTTAATTTGCAGTTCTTAAAAGGAGTCCTGGAGCCACCCCAGTCTGCATTCCCTCCTCTCTTGGAAAGCTGGAAGTCAAATGGAGTGAAGAAAGGCACCCAGTCCCAAAGCTTGTTCTGCAGAAACATCAATCATCTCACAGAAAGGAAGGCAGATGTTTGTACCTGTGTCCTCCTGATGCCCTGAAAACCCTGGATGTTCCCCCTCAGGGAAGAATTGGGTAGGGTGGGGGGTGGATATGGGTGGGATGTTGTCACCTTAGCAAAAGCTAGGTTTGTGGAAAAAGTTGAGCTTCCATTTTGAGTAACAAAGTGAATATTATATGTAAAGAATAAAGTAAAGccaaaatctttatttttatgcatttagaatattttaaatagttgGATATTAAAAGCTGTATGAGTTGTAAGTAATCTTGCCAAAGGTTAAAAAACAAGGGGGTTGGATGTAAGAAATTGTACATAAGATTGATTTATCGCTGATTCTTATAGTAAGTAATATTGGGGGGGTGGAAAAAGGGGCTCTAGCTTGTTCTTGTATCTGTTCATTGTAAGTAGCATATTGCAACAACAATCACAACCAATAAGTCATTATATCGtagttttaaataaagaaaattaaagaacagTATTGTCATGGTTTGAAAACCATGGGGCGAATTTACTGTTTTTTATTGGAATCAGTCTACATATTCTATATagtatggattttttttcctttcatataTTGCTGCAGTTTCTTTGTCTTAATCTATTGGTTCTAACACTACTGTGACAACTTACTGTCATCATATCTACatcctggggctgcctgggaaaCCATTTTATGTTTGTCTGTCAATAGTTCTTAGAGGTTTTTaactttggttttattttttcccactgaTTTGTGAAACCTTGTGGTTAAGGCTGCAGTCGGTCCAGGTTCTGCCTCTGGTGACTTGTGAAAACCATCTCATTTTAACTTTACTTTTAAACTTTGGCCTTACAAGCAAATGTAAGTTATATATATTTGTACTGATGATTTATAATCTGCtttaacagaaataaatgttgGTGGTAGAAGCACTGTCTGTGAGAGACTTATTTCCCACCCTAATTCAGTTTCAGCATTTGCCCTTCTGGGTATCTTCTGTCTTGTAAGATGGATGTGGATGAGCACTGCTTGCTGACCTAGCAGCTTAAGAATAATATCTTAACACCTCTCATTTTCTACAACCTGTTAGGTTGCATTGAACTTTCAAAATATCCTTGTAATGCATAAACACTTAAAGCTCTAAAATAGAGGCCTTTACTGAAAACATCAGATTCTGGCTTTGCAGGGCTGTATTTTCTATCACTGAATACTTAAAAAGAGACAATTCAGTAatggcaaaaaggaaaaatctttccCTTATTATAAAAGAGCCATATGAGATGATGATGCACATTCacctcttttcccttcttccagTGAGTTGATATCTAACCTGTTAATTGTGATTTACCGCATTCTTATGGGCACCACATCAGTTTGGACACAAGGAAAGAAGTCCAACTCCATAAGCTGAAGGGGAAGAAACACTCCCTTTGTTAGCCCTCAGATTTGAGCTTGCCAGCAGTTTCTATTTCCAGGCAAGTACAGTGAGTCTTACAGTCTAGAAAACTAAAACTTGTGACATTACAGATAATCTTACCTGTGTTCAGTATGGTATGAATAGTAATGCAAACACTCCCTGTAGGATTTGAGTTGGTGTCAATgcttttttcagctttcagaaagcaaacaagTATTTACAGACATTTATAGTAGGAAAGAAAGCAGTTAGTTATGTATCTTTCGCAGTAAGGGCCCCAAGACCAAGCTGAAAATAGCCCAGTGTAGCTACACCCTTCTCCTGCCCTGGAGATAAGCACTTCCTATAACCCATTGtttggggaagaaaatgaacatcttGATTTTCACATAAAAAAAGTCAACCTTGAGTAGGTGATTAAGTGGTACAACAGAGAGGGATAAGCTGATCTTGTCAGAGGAAATGTGAAGATCCTTTAGTTAACTTGGTGGCATGGATTTACAGCAGGGAGCTGCATGCCTGTCAATCCCACCCTTACTGCCATGGTTGTGCAGCTGAAAGGAGGTCAGCGTAAACGCTCCACTAGCCAAAGCACTTCCAGTGTTAAAGCCCTGCCCATCATCGGGTAGGGGGCTGTTACAGCCTCAGGAGTCTGGAGAAAGCACCTCCTGGCCCCATCTTACATAACCACAGAGTTTAAATGACAGCCAACTAcacagaatatttaaatattctaaAAATAGACCCTCTGACATCTTAGAAAGGGATTTTATAGAACTGGCAACTTACTCTGGGATAAAAGGGTCTGACACATCCACAATCCACTTCCAACCATGCTTCTGAGCAGAGCCTGACTACTCCTTGATGCCACATAGGGAACAGAGAGGGC comes from the Taeniopygia guttata chromosome 5, bTaeGut7.mat, whole genome shotgun sequence genome and includes:
- the NUMB gene encoding protein numb homolog isoform X10, translated to MNKLRQSFRRKKDVYVPEASRPHQWQTDEEGVRTGKCSFPVKYLGHVEVDESRGMHICEDAVKRLKSSGKKAVKAVLWVSADGLRVVDEKTKDLIVDQTIEKVSFCAPDRNFDRAFSYICRDGTTRRWICHCFMAVKDTGERLSHAVGCAFAACLERKQKREKECGVTATFDASRTTFTREGSFRVTTATEQAEREEIMRQMPDAKVEAEVKTVASGAAPNNTAPSSGSPTSPTAEVAASLDKEMSNPHAIPRRHAPIEQLARQGSFRGFPALSQKMSPFKRQLSLRINELPSTVQRKTDFPMKNSVPEVEGETDSISALCSQITSAFSTPSEDPFSSAPMTKPVTVVAPQSPAFQGTEWSGTSSGAASPSLFQGNHRRTPSEADRWLEEVSKTVRAQQQPTSAPAPQPLLQPPPAAPASQSAPAFPVSTFIAPQPVPVGVVPPMQPAFIPAQPYAVANGMTYAAPSVPVVGITPSQMVANVFGTASHTPAAHPHQSPSLVKQQSVPQYESSSSSATASPFFHPPAQHNGSAAFNGVEGGKWAAEDRHSQPPAPAPQVDPFEAQWAALEGKAKQRTNPSPTNPFSSDLQKTFEIEL
- the NUMB gene encoding protein numb homolog isoform X9 is translated as MNKLRQSFRRKKDVYVPEASRPHQWQTDEEGVRTGKCSFPVKYLGHVEVDESRGMHICEDAVKRLKSSGKKAVKAVLWVSADGLRVVDEKTKDLIVDQTIEKVSFCAPDRNFDRAFSYICRDGTTRRWICHCFMAVKDTGERLSHAVGCAFAACLERKQKREKECGVTATFDASRTTFTREGSFRVTTATEQAEREEIMRQMPDAKAVEAEVKTVASGAAPNNTAPSSGSPTSPTAEVAASLDKEMSNPHAIPRRHAPIEQLARQGSFRGFPALSQKMSPFKRQLSLRINELPSTVQRKTDFPMKNSVPEVEGETDSISALCSQITSAFSTPSEDPFSSAPMTKPVTVVAPQSPAFQGTEWSGTSSGAASPSLFQGNHRRTPSEADRWLEEVSKTVRAQQQPTSAPAPQPLLQPPPAAPASQSAPAFPVSTFIAPQPVPVGVVPPMQPAFIPAQPYAVANGMTYAAPSVPVVGITPSQMVANVFGTASHTPAAHPHQSPSLVKQQSVPQYESSSSSATASPFFHPPAQHNGSAAFNGVEGGKWAAEDRHSQPPAPAPQVDPFEAQWAALEGKAKQRTNPSPTNPFSSDLQKTFEIEL
- the NUMB gene encoding protein numb homolog isoform X12, with protein sequence MNKLRQSFRRKKDVYVPEASRPHQWQTDEEGVRTGKCSFPVKYLGHVEVDESRGMHICEDAVKRLKSSGKKAVKAVLWVSADGLRVVDEKTKDLIVDQTIEKVSFCAPDRNFDRAFSYICRDGTTRRWICHCFMAVKDTGERLSHAVGCAFAACLERKQKREKECGVTATFDASRTTFTREGSFRVTTATEQAEREEIMRQMPDAKAVEAEVKTVASGAAPNNTAPSSGSPTSPTAEVAASLDKEMSNPHAIPRRHAPIEQLARQGSFRGFPALSQKMSPFKRQLSLRINELPSTVQRKTDFPMKNSGTEWSGTSSGAASPSLFQGNHRRTPSEADRWLEEVSKTVRAQQQPTSAPAPQPLLQPPPAAPASQSAPAFPVSTFIAPQPVPVGVVPPMQPAFIPAQPYAVANGMTYAAPSVPVVGITPSQMVANVFGTASHTPAAHPHQSPSLVKQQSVPQYESSSSSATASPFFHPPAQHNGSAAFNGVEGGKWAAEDRHSQPPAPAPQVDPFEAQWAALEGKAKQRTNPSPTNPFSSDLQKTFEIEL